The genomic stretch GGGTGTGACGCCGCGCTTGACCATTTCACTGGCCAATTCAGCATAGCATTCCGCAGGCCAGCGGCGGGTTTCGTCCCGTGATGGCATCAGCAGGGCGAACTCACCGGAAATACCATACCAGCTGGGCCGCATATTTGCGGCATCCTTGCGTCCGCTCAGCGCCCAAGACAGGTCCGGCAGACGGTCTTCAACCTCTAATCCATTATCTGACAGCAATTTGCGCATCGCCGGACCGGCAAAAGACGGCACCATTTCGCCAACCGTGGACTTGCGGTTGAGAATTTTTTTTGGGCCAACCCATTTCGCCCCCCGAAAACCGGACAAAGACTTACGGATCGAGGAAGTCGCCTCGGAACCGTCCAGGTCGTAGACAGCTGAATAGCCCTGCTTGCGTAACTGGTTGAGAAAATTTTTGCGGGCTTTTGCATCCTTGAACGGGCCAGCAGCCAGCACACGGTCAAAATAGGGCGCACCTTTGGCCAGCCGCCCATATTCATGACTGGTCAGCAGGTCCACCGGATGTCCCTGATGCGCGTTACGAATTGCCGCAAATGAGGGTTCCGCTTCCACAAACTGGCTGAGACCAGCTGCCTTCAAAATCAATATGCGGGACTTGCCTTTAGCCATAGCCACGACCCCTTTTACCCGTTACCCAAACTGTTGTTTCCCGACAGCGCCTTTATGTAAACATCCAAAGTGGCATCTGTCATCTTTTCAATGGAAAATCTTGTTTCCGCATTACGACGCGCCTCTGAGCGCATTGTTTCGCGCTGATCCAAGCTCATATCCGCAAAATCGGATATCGCTCCAGCCAGTGCCGCTTCATCGCCTGGCGGCACAAGAAAACCCGTCACGCCGTTCACCACTGTCTCGCGCGCACCACCATGATCGGTTGCTATCACCGGACAGGCCATGGCCTGCGCCTCAATCGCTACACGACCAAAGGCTTCGGGTCGTGTCGAAGCGGAGACAACCAGATCTGCCCAGGCATAGGCTGCCGGCATATCCGTGCAGTTCCCCGGAATGGTCACGATATGGCTCACATCAGCTTCCTCAATGGCAGTCTGCAACTCGGTCAAATACGAGCTGCGTCCCTGATCACTGCCCGCCAGTACAATACGCACCGGCAAGGCCTGCCGGGTGACACGCAAGATTTGCGCCGCTTTGATCAAGCTCTCCTGCCCTTTCCAGCTGGTGAGGCGCCCCGGCAACAAAATCCTGAGCGCATCGCGCCCCTGCCACTGGCTTTCAATGGCCTCTACGCGCTCCCCCATCACTGATGCAGGATCAAACCGGCGCAGGTCCGCACCGCGGTGGATGGTGATCAGCCGCGATGGGTCATCAAGCGGGATTGGACTGTGCTCAGCCAGTACATGATCGCGGGTGAAATCGGAATTGGCGATCACAAAATCGCCCCGCGCCATAATTGAATTATACCGCCGCTTGAGACGCCCTGATGCCCTGTAAACACCGTGATACGTGGTGATAAAGGGCACCTCGAGGTTTTGTGCCGCCTTCCAGGCGCTCCAGGCAGGCGCGCGCGAGCGTGCATGAATGAGATTTGCACCCGTTTCCTGCGCCAGTTTTGTCAGGCGTCCGGCATTCAGATACATGGTGAGAGGGTTTTTTGAGGCGACCGGCAAAGTAACATGCGCCGCCCCTAGTTCTTCGAGGGCCGCAACCAGCGGCCCACCCTCAGACGCGACAACTGCCTTGCCACCAGCCAGGATAACAGCTTCTGCGATTTCCAGTGTCGTGCGTTCCGCCCCGCCTGTCTCCAGCTCGGGGATGACCTGCAATATGGTCGCCTCAAGGCGTTTTGTCATGACGCTCCACCATGCTCATCCCCCACAAGCTGTCTCTCAATATGGGCTGTTGAGCAGCCTGACAAGCAGTGTAACATCTATGTCATGAGCGAACACCCGATTACGAAAATCTATTTTGTCTGGAATGCCGACAAGAGCCTGAAAGGCGCTGTACTGGGCATGATTGAAGTCATGCGCGGGATTGATTCCTGTTCTCTTTGCGACATCACGTATAATGGGCTGACCCCAAAGCCGGAATGGATCAATTACAAGGCAAAGCTGGAAAGCCAGCATCAGGTCGACATCACGGAGTATTACCGAAACAAACTGCCGGACACGCTGGCCGGCTTCATCCGGGGCAAATTCCCCGCCATTATCGGGGAGCGCGCTGACGGCGCGTTACTGCGACTGCTCTCCCCATCTGCCATTGATGAATGTGCCGGCGACCTTGATCAGTTCATGGAGGTATTGGATGCGGAACTTGACTATCAGGCGACAGAACAATGAGCGATGCTTTCATAACCGATAGGACCCGTTTCCTGAAACGCCCCGGCAAACCGGACATTGCCTGGCGAAAGACAGAAGGGGAAGGCACAGGTATCATCTGGCTTGGCGGTTACGCTTCAGACATGGCCGGCACGAAAGCGGATTATCTCAGCAGTTGGGCCAGATCAATGGGCCGACCGTATCTGCGCTTCGATTACAGCGGCCATGGCGAGAGTGGTGGCTACTTTGAAGATGGCTGTATTTCCGACTGGGCCGATGATGCGCTTTGCGTACTCGATCAGCTAACGGAAGGTCCGCAAATTCTTATTGGCTCCTCCATGGGGGGCTGGATCACCTGCCTGCTGGCACGCCAGCGACCGGAACGGCTGGCAGGCCTTCTGTTTATTGCACCCGCACCAGATTTCACGGATGAACTTATGTGGCCATCCTGGGACAAGGCAACACAGCAGCGGCTGCTCAGCGAGGGCAAACTGGAATTTCCATCAGAGTATGATGAAAGCGTCATGATCTATACAAGGCGACTTTATGAGGACGGCAAGTCTGCCTCGGTATTTGCGCAACCCCTGAAAGTAAATGTACCTGTGCGGATATTACAGGGCATGAATGATACCAGCGTGCCATGGCAACATGCCGCGCGGCTTGCCGAGCATATTGAGGCGGGTGACCTGCAAATCACAATGATAAAAGGTGCCGACCACCGCATGTCAGGCCCGGCAGATCTGGCGCGACTGGCGCAAGTTCTTGAAAGCCTTTGACCCCGTCTTTAGCACTCACCCCAGACTGGCAACATATTGTTGAAGTTTAGCCATGGCAGGCACGGCATTGGCGCGCAGACGCTGGAGAATTTCGATCTTGTCGGTCTCATCCTCTTTCACGTCCTGCACGAGCTGCGTGAACCCGTCGAGACGGTTGTGATAGAGCCAGTTGCGTATTTCAGGGTCGCGGGACCAGTTATACTGGTTCATCATGAATAACGTCTGCATCTTGATCCAGTCCGTATCATGATTAGGTAACGGCACAACATTACAGATGCCGTTCTTCTTTTCCTCATCGTCTCCATAGGTCGCTTCCACATGGGCGATGAATGCCGCGCTGAATACAGGTTGATAGGGTCGCACGGTCTGCGGCACAATAAGGTCATCCTGAAAGATGGCACAGATCTCCATGTTTTCCACCGCGCTGGCGGAACAGTCGATGTGGAGATAATCCGGGCTGGTCGGCACTTCCCCATCATCCAGCACAAGCCTGTTATTTTCAAGTTTCTGCAGCCGCCCCATACGAATGATATTTTTTATCTTGCGCAGCTCTTCGAGCTCCAACTGGCTGATTGTGGCTCCATGGAACATTTTCGGCCGCACGGATGTGTCGATCCTCAAGAGCACACCAGCAGACTCAAGTCGATCAAACATGTCTTCGATGGATTCTGACGCCCCGACTGCCTCCATCTGACTGGCCTGAGCACCCAATGCATAATTGAAAAACTCCGGAGCCGTCTGTGTATTGCGCCGGTCCAGTAACCAGCCATCGCGCGGCATGATCCAGCGAATTTTGTCCGGGTCCACACGGTTTTCCAGCAACCACAGGCAAGTATCAATACCAGTCTTGCCACCGCCAATGACCACATAGCCTTCAGGCTGCCGATCAATGCGTGCCAGATCATTTGGCGGCATGAACCAGGCTTCTTCCGCAATGTCAAAACCCGGCGTATGCGTGGACGGCGTGGATGTTTTCAACCACGTCGCATCAACGGTTTTACGAGCCGTGACCTGATACGCATCACCACTGGTCAGGGAAGTGAACCGCCCGTCCCCTTCATACTGGCACATGGGATAATACTGCACCCGGCCAGATGGCAGGAATGTGTGGCGCATAACCTCATCGAAATAGGCACTAACCTCCGCGCCGCTCGCCAGGTCTGCCAGTCCCTTGTTCAGACCAGTCTGGTCAATGCGGCCCTTGCTCAGCTCTTTGGAGCTCACACCATAAAAGGTGGAAGGCTGGTGCAGGGTCACGAAGGGATAGGCCACATTCCAGTGACCGCCCGCTTTGTGATGCTTGTCCACCATGATGATACTGGCATCCGTCTCCGACAGAAGGACATCCACGAAAGCCATGCCCATGGCACCAGTACCGATGATCAGATAATCTGCTTCAAGTTGCTGAGGCATCCACAACCCTCCCTACTATGTGATGGCAGGATGGGCGTAATTATCTCAGCGCTCAAGCATCAAAGACATATGGCTCAC from Parvularcula sp. IMCC14364 encodes the following:
- a CDS encoding glycosyltransferase family 9 protein is translated as MAKGKSRILILKAAGLSQFVEAEPSFAAIRNAHQGHPVDLLTSHEYGRLAKGAPYFDRVLAAGPFKDAKARKNFLNQLRKQGYSAVYDLDGSEATSSIRKSLSGFRGAKWVGPKKILNRKSTVGEMVPSFAGPAMRKLLSDNGLEVEDRLPDLSWALSGRKDAANMRPSWYGISGEFALLMPSRDETRRWPAECYAELASEMVKRGVTPVLVGNADMKTFGNAVTQIMVQIGPKGGARALVDLTDKTDLAQLAALAKEASFFFSGVTEEVYLTMGLGCPGILIAHPYEDDVADVLYRRDVVRMTAEEAASIDPATTIKMLVSMGVLPVDRVIRQEEAEGVSLG
- a CDS encoding glycosyltransferase family 4 protein; protein product: MTKRLEATILQVIPELETGGAERTTLEIAEAVILAGGKAVVASEGGPLVAALEELGAAHVTLPVASKNPLTMYLNAGRLTKLAQETGANLIHARSRAPAWSAWKAAQNLEVPFITTYHGVYRASGRLKRRYNSIMARGDFVIANSDFTRDHVLAEHSPIPLDDPSRLITIHRGADLRRFDPASVMGERVEAIESQWQGRDALRILLPGRLTSWKGQESLIKAAQILRVTRQALPVRIVLAGSDQGRSSYLTELQTAIEEADVSHIVTIPGNCTDMPAAYAWADLVVSASTRPEAFGRVAIEAQAMACPVIATDHGGARETVVNGVTGFLVPPGDEAALAGAISDFADMSLDQRETMRSEARRNAETRFSIEKMTDATLDVYIKALSGNNSLGNG
- a CDS encoding carboxylesterase codes for the protein MSDAFITDRTRFLKRPGKPDIAWRKTEGEGTGIIWLGGYASDMAGTKADYLSSWARSMGRPYLRFDYSGHGESGGYFEDGCISDWADDALCVLDQLTEGPQILIGSSMGGWITCLLARQRPERLAGLLFIAPAPDFTDELMWPSWDKATQQRLLSEGKLEFPSEYDESVMIYTRRLYEDGKSASVFAQPLKVNVPVRILQGMNDTSVPWQHAARLAEHIEAGDLQITMIKGADHRMSGPADLARLAQVLESL